ccttttgaatttattaattctatcgttctgtatgggaaaactcttttgactatgaatggtccagaccatcttgatttcaactttccaggaaatagcttgaatcgtgaattgaaaagaagaactctgtctccttctttaaattcttttgaacttctgattcttttatcatgccatttcttcgttctttctttatagattaaagaattttcgtatgcttcatgtcttaattcttctaattcgtttagttgacttaatcgtagacgtccggcttcatgtaaatcaagattacatgtcttcaaagcccaaaatgctttgtgttcaatttctaatggaagatgacatgcttttccataaacaagtctaaaaggtgtggttccaattggagttttgtaggctgttctaaaagcccagagtgcatcctccaatttaatggaccattcctttggatttgatcctacggttttctctagaatatgttttaaagctcggttggtattttcaacttgtccacttgtttgtggatgatatgcggtggagattttatgagttactccatatcttttaagaactttctcaagttgattattacagaaatgagtaccccgatcacttattaaagctttcggtgttccaaaccttgcaaaaagacgttttaaaaagttgactacaactcgtgcatcgttagttgggagagcttgtgcttccgcccatttagatacataatcaatggctacgagtatatatagattattatgagattttggaaatggacccataaagtcaataccccaaatgtcaaatacttcacatacttggatgacattttgtggcattttatcacgttgacttatttttccggccctttgacaagcatcacaggatttgcaaagaaggtgtgcgtctttgtaaattgtaggccaatagaatccagcttcataaacttttcttgctgttagttgaggcccataatgtcctcctgttggtcctgtgtgacaatggtttaatattttactagcttcatctccaaatacacatcggcgtattattccatcgggacaacttttaaacagatgtggatcttcccaaaaatattattttatatcactgaagaatttctttcgtctttggtacgataatcctttttcaaggaatccacaaactaagtagttttcatagtctgcaaaccatgggatttctttataatctatcttcaatagatattcatcaggaaagttgtcttgtatggctgattcatttagaacttctaattcgggattttcaagacgagaaagatgatcagcggcgagattttctgctcctcttttatctcggatttcaatatcaaactcttgtaagagtaagatccaacggattaatcttggtttagcatcttgttttgaaaataggtatctaagagcagaatggtcggtatagaccactgtttttgctagaacgagatatgatcgaaatttgtcaaaagcaaagacaatagcaaggagttctttttcagtagttgtatagttcgtttgtgctccttgtaacgtcttactagcataatatataggttgaaatcgtttttcaatcctttgtcctaaaacggctcccattgcaaaatcacttgcatcgcacattagttcaaatggtagattccaatttggtgtgatcatgatcggcgcattagtaagtttttctttaagaatattaaaagatttgatacactcatctgaaaagatgaatggagcatccttttctaggagtttattcataggagtggcaattttagaaaaatcttttatgaaacgtcggtaaaaaccggcatgccctagaaaactcctaactcctctaacattggtgggatgtggaagtttagcaattacatctactttagctctatccacttcaattccttcttttgaaattttatgtccaagaacgatgccttctttaaccatgaaatggcatttctcccaattaagtactagatttgattgttcgcatttaattagcattcgttcaagattgactagacatgattcaaatgtatcaccgaagactgaaaagtcatccatgaaaacttccatgcattcttctatcatgtcgtgaaaaatcgccatcatgcacctttgaaaggttgcaggggcgttgcaaagtccaaatggcattcttttgtaagcaaaagtaccataagggcacgtgaatgtggttttctcttgatcttcgggtgctattggaatttgaaagtatccggaaaaaccatctagaaaacaatagtatctgtttccggctaacctttccaacatttgatcaatgaaaggtaagggaaagtgatcttttctggtggcgtcattcaattttctataatcaatacacacacgccatcctgttacagtcctagtaggaataagctcatctttttcatttgtgatgacagtcatgccacccttcttaggtacacattgaactgggcttacccatggactatcggaaattggataaattaaacctgcatctagcagtttaataatttctttcctaacaacatcttgcatatttagatttagtcttcgttggcgttgcacatacgttttatgaccttcttccataaggattttatgtgtgcaatacgaaggacttattcctttaatatcatgaatcttccatgcaatggctagtttatgagcttttaacacagaaatgagttgtgatttctcattttcagtaagagaagacgatattattacaggtaattcagattcaccatgtaaataagcgtattccaaatggtttggaagtggctttaattctaatttcggaggttcttctatcgatgatttgtatcgatatctgtcttcttcttttagcatttgaatttcttctattgttggttcatatccattagctataagtgtggctaacatttcagcttcatcaattggttcattaccttctcctaaagaacattctcctgttccttgtaattctggaaattcttctaataattctgcatgtgcatctatagtttgaatataataacatgtatcatctgcagattgtggttgttgcattgctctatcaactgaaaaggtaacactctcatcctctatacttagggtcaatttcttaccgaacacgtctatcattgctttagccgtgtttaagaatggtcttcctaatatgagaggaacttgagaatcttcttccatgtccaaaacaacaaaatctactggaaatactaaagtaccaactttaactagcatgttctccattatccctctaggatattttattgatctatcggctaattgtatgcttattctggttggtttcaattctccaaggtctagtttagcgtatagtgaatacggcattaaatttatactagcacctaagtctgccaatgcttctattgaactaagactacccagaaaacatggaattgtgaaacttcctggatcagataatttttctggtatcttattcaacagcactgctgaacaattagcattcatagtaacagccgagagttcttccattttctttctatttgagattagatctttcaagaatttagcatatctaggcattcctgaaatcacatcaatgaaaggaagatttacatttatctgtttaaacatatccaaaaatttggattgctcggcttcaagtttctctttcttcattttactcgggtaaggaagtggtggttggtatggtttaacataaggtttatccttaactgtgttatcttcattaaccttctcaactaccggttctttttccttatcttgatcaggttgtggttcttgtggagtaggaatagcttcatcagaagttacaggtatttcaggtggtttaagtgttgtaccacttcttgtggtaatggctttagctgtttcattccgggggttagcatttgtatcactaggtagacttcccggttttctttcacctattaatcttgctaggttacttacttcttgttccagattttgaatagaagcttgttgatttctaaatgcttgagcattttgttcattggtttgtttttgagatgtgaaaaactgcgtttgagtttcaactagcttcgtcatcatatcttctaaatttggctttttatcatcggtttgttgtggtggtttgttttgagaattaggtctttgctgattataagtattattggatacttgttgattgctgggaccttgttggttgttgtatggaatatttctgttataattctggttttgattgtaaatcggtcttggcggttgataattattctgataattatttccaggcctttggtttatgtatgaaatattctctctttgttccattgttaattcaatactgagacaatcttttgtcaaatgtggtcctccacactgctcacaactaattcgtattgagtgaatatctttagtcatcttttccattcgtctctccacagcatctatctttgcggaaatggaatctaagtcatggctagaatcggctctagctgctttagatgatctaatgatgtctttttcttggtgccactcatgtgagtgggaagcagtattatcaataattttgtaagcatcagtttcggttttcttcataatagaaccaccagctgctatatctatgtcttttcttgtagtgatgtcgcatccttggtagaatatttgtactatttgacaggtgtctaaaccatgttgcggacatcctcttaacaactttccatatctagtccatgcctcatatagagtttcatttggtttctgtgtaaacgtaacaatttctgcttgaagtcttacggctttagatgcaggaaagaattgtttaagaaatttgtcaactaaaacgtcccatgtatcaatcgccccttcaggtaacgattccaaccaatctttggcttctccctttaaagtccagggaaataacatgagatatatctgttcatcctccacttctcggattttaaatagtgtgcagattctattaaaggtacgtagatgttcatttggatcttccttcggcgcaccactaaattggcattgattagtcaccatgtgtagaatttgtcctttgatttcataatctggcgcattaatttctggatgagttattgcgtgaccttggccagtgcgtttagctctcattcggtcttccatacttaaaggttccagattctccataattgaatttgttgaatcggaatcactagaggattctgatttaatggtttgttcctcaacaatctctgtttgaatgattggtggttccgggggaaagtttagtggttcgggatctatgaatcgttcctgaatattctccggattctcaattgtgaggtcgggttcaaaaaatggattattggaaatttgaactgaagtacttggtcgactggatgacgattctaaagagaaatcaacggtggttatatttgctaaatgtcttgatctagttacaggtggtgaacgtacaaaaggtggtgaacgtcttgctcggtgcattcactgaatatcctattagttttaaaaaggaaagaaaaattataataagttatccaattaatagacttttctgattttgtccacgtttcgaatagccaaaagatgcagcagaggggcaggattcgtttggtctcaatataattgaggactgtttggctccaataacccggtccacatacaaatccaactattactacgaaccagaaaattttgatgtctatcaatttaaccacttaaaataaattttcgtaattttaagaaatttagataagaagtagaataaaaatctatgtcctaaaactagaatagcgagaaataagaaagaaaaagagttcgtcgaaaaaggtcgaaaaagaaaaatggttgaaaaataaaagatgacggaaaaataaaagaaacttataaaacttaaaaatacttgactaacctaaccttattactacaactaacttaaaattataatcgcaaattgaaattactaattggaatgataattggtacatagtaaaaggtgtctaaaaatattaaagcttatagaaaaaactatatcccaaatggaaataacttaaaaagaaactaaagacgtcgcaaaattctaaagtacctaaatcttagtctaagaaaaagcacttaaggaattctacggcaaatcctaaaaatctagaagtaaaaataactatggcaaaatctaagtttaaaactaaatatgagctaaaaatacaaatattacgctaaaacgattaaaaagagacaaaatataaaaatatacaaaaagttgtaaaaagtacaatttttttttataaaaatattatttttatattattttataaaagtatcaattttataatttattaaaacaaaataaaattaattaaaactaaaaaatacaaaataaactaaataataaaataacaataccctaattagggttaattaataataattataattaatttaaaccctaaactggtcggactaggttaccagacctgtcaactcacctcatgcgatcgcatgaggtgttagttgttttaccatgcgatcgcatggcttgcgaaTTCGGGCCACActttgggctgcaacagtgatcgggccgagtggtttttttactacttttttatttatttctgttttaatatttataaaaagtatttatataaatttaataaaacttatctaaaaaactaagataaaaataaaatactttatgattttataaataacaataaaaaaaatagatttatataaaattttttttttttcggttttaaaatatatttataaaataaattaaataaaacttatatttttacaaactaaagaaactttataaaacttaaatatttatcaaactcctaaaaatatttatatttttgtttttctttttatattttcgaatatttaaaacatattttttttataaaaatgaataaaagtaaactaaaaatcttttttttttttttatattagcgttgcgcttccggcttttaagagtctccccggcagcggcgccaaaaatacttgatgtgatggcagagtagtatataatactattaaattttagcagaaaatactattaaatacgatacaattttacacaagatatttatttatttagagaatggatatacttaacccttgctacaacacttataggcagtgtacctaatcgtacagtagtgtagtttttagtaagtccggttcgttccacagggaaatctttaaacaaagcttaacgctatattagtttacttttataaaaatacaaatatatatataagtattattattattataaaggggggtttttaccgtttaatgaccggtttgtcgattttaaaactttagtcgcagttaaaaccaaatgtaaaatattaaaaataaatacaagacttaaattaaagcgtaaagtaaataacgataatgaaattgcgaataataaaagtgcgataaaataaacttgcgataattaaagagtacgataattaaaagtgcaatttaaataacaataaaaatgcgataattagaagtgcaattaaatataaaataaaggaaattaaatatgaaataaaagaattatgcttatttaaacttccgtaatcatgatgtttgacgtgttgattttagttttatgcccatgggttaattgtcctttgtcctggattatttaatatgtccgtctggtttttgtccataacagtccatcagtcataaatataaagtgcgagtgtcctcgtcaaactatccttatacccgaagttaaatattccaactaattgaggacttaaactgtaacaagattttaatactttgtttaataattacaccaggatgtcgactgagtgtaacccaaggttttaatattttgttatcaattataccaagtgtccttttacataatttcacccctgttttaattattctagtggctattaatccattcccgtgtccggttaaatgaacgattattcgtacatataaataccccgcccatcgtgtccgatcgagtgtatatggtaatttatagggacgcccaattgtaaatctttatattaacattaacaaactatcatttagttaaacaaatataaagcccattaatagcccatagtctaatttccacaagtgtcgttcttttgtccaaaccccaattatggtacaaagcccaattacccaattttagtaattagcccaacatcatgattacttcgttttaaataagcataataataacttagctacgagacattaaattaaaaaggttgaacataacttacaatgattaaaaatagcgtagcgttacacggacagaatttcgacttacacccttacaatattcgctaacatacccttattattagaattataattaaaattaaaattaaaatataaattataaatataaatattacgtatgaatggagagaagagaaagatagatggatattttggttcaccaaagctcgatttttataggcatgtgggctggaactggggctcatgcgatcgcatggatttatgccttccaggccatgcgacagcatggccagctggggaggctcagttttggttgttttcttctgccgacggttttataaataatataatatattaaataattataagaattatttaaatattatattatatttatgtgcatagttgacttgtaatttttagtccgttgcgtcgagcgttgagagttgactccggtcccggttccggatttttgaacgtccttgcgtacaatttaatatcttgtactttgcattttgaatcttgtactcttgtaatttcgagacgtttcttatcaataattggaacctctttgattgtattttgtacttttgagctttttggtcgtttgcgtcttcaattcgtcgaatctgtcttttgtcttcaccttttattatttaaacgaatatcacttgtaaatagaacaattgcaactaaaagcttgtctttcttgaggaataatgctatgaaatatatgttcgtttttagcattatcacttatcaataatttgaacctcattgattgtattttgtacttttgagctttttggtcgtttgcgtcttcaattcgtcgaatctgtcttttgtcttcaccttttattatttaaacgaatatcacttgtaaatagaacaattgcaactaaaagcttgtctttcttaaggaataatgctatgaaatatatgttcgtttttagcattatcaatgagaatatcatcgatgaaaacaatcacaaacttatcgagataaggcttgcatacacggttcatgagatccatgaacacagcaggagcattagttaacccaaatggcattaccaaaaattcgtaatgtccgtaacgAGTCTGGAAGGCAGTCTTGGAAACATCGGATTCCTTAACTTTAAGTTGATGATATCCAGATCTCAGGTCGATCTTGGAATAGATGCTTGATCCTTGtaactgatcaaacaagtcatcgattctagggagaggataacgattcttgacggtcaacttgtttagttcgcgatagtcgatacacatcctcattgaaccatctttctttttgacgaacAATATaagtgctccccacggtgatgagctaggacgaatgaatcctttCTCCAGAAGCTCTTGTAGTTGCATAGATAGCTCTTTCATTTATGATGGAGCTagccggtatggtgcctttgcaataggtgcagcaccagggatcaaatcaatttgaaactcaacttgtctttatggtggaagaccagggagttcaTCAGAAAATACTTCATGAAAGTCTTTAATAATAGGAACGTCTTCAATACGTCGTTCATCTGGCTTGACTTCCTTTATGTGAGCCAAAATAGCTTGACATCCTTTCATAAGGTACTTTCGGGTTTTGATGCATGAGATAAGATTAAGTTTGGAACCAATCTTATCTCCTTGGATAACAAGAATTTCACCAGTTTCGAGAGGAATGTTAATTGTCTTATCAAAATACTGGATACCCACTTTCATCggggataaccaatccatccctaagactacatcaaagcttcctagttcaacATGCAATAAGTCAATCTTGAAGGTTTTATTAGCTAGAGTCAGATTACATTCCTTGTAGATCCGGTCAACTTTTATAAATTTCCCATTGGCCATTTCTACAAGACACTTAGTGTCTAAGTTTTGAGGTTTCTCGTCAAATAAGGCACAgaattcagtagacacataacttctatcagcaccaataTCGAATAAAACAGAAGCATAGCAGTTGTTGATAAGAAATGTACCAGTAATGACGTCATCATCGTACCTAGCTTCTTCAGCAGTCATGACGAATGCTCTTCCCTTAGCATGACCAGTTGTTGCAGTATTGTTTTTAGGGCAGTTGGTTTTGTAATGCCCCTTTTCCCCACAACCGAAACAAGTAGGCACAGTTTGATTTGTATTTGTAGTAGGCAGACCAACCTTGAAATTCTTGGCCGAGTGACCAATCTTCTTACATTTTCCGTACACAGCAGTGCAAAACCCATAATGATGCCTATCACAGCGATTACATAGCGGCTTTGTTCCAATATAACCACTTTTTGTAGTATCAACAACCTTTTGTTTGAATTCTGACATGTACCTTGAGTAGGCTCGAACTTTATTTTGTTATCAGTAGCCTTCACTTCGGTCTATTTTTCCTTGGAATTTCTTCTCGCAGCCATAACCAGATTTTGAGTCATCAACATCGTAGCCTCAATAGTTTCTTTACCAGCAGCTATAACATTCCcctgaatctgaggaggaagaccgATGATATACTTTTAAATCTTCTTACTTTCAGGAGTAACCATACTAGGGCATAGAGCAGCTAGCTCCAGAAATCGGTTGCTGTATTCTTCAACTTCAAGATTTTTCATTCTTAACTCCCAGAATTCGACTTCAAATTTCTGGACTTGATTCCTGGGAAAATACTTACCAGCCAGTATGGTTTTTAATGTTTCTCATGGTATGGCTAGGGCAGCAGTCCATCCAACTGTACCAGCAtatgcagtccaccaagttaaagctccACCAGATAGATTTCCAGTAGCATACTTGACTTTGTCAGCTTCACCGCAGTTACATAAACGAAACACAGATTCCATATTTTCGAACTAGCGGTTTAgttcaattggtccttcggttcctttaTAGCTTGGTGGATTACAATTCATAAATTATTTATGTGAGCATGAATTCGGAGAGTTTCGGTTttcgttgttgttgttttgattattgttgCTGCCTTGAGCGGCAACAAGGAGTTGTTGAAATTTCTCATTTGTGAGAGTAACGTTAGGAGAGTTGATGTTGTTACTTGGTTGTTGTTCTCCAGCCattgttcttcaatacataattatagtattagttgaagagttatggtgcaataattataatttgtaattattatcaataataatcacATAATACACACATATGGCAAGATAAGTCAAGACATATAAAAACAACCACTTAATTTGTTATTAACAACGAATGGATAAATCATCCTTattacacatagaaggaaatgagAAGTACGATAGACAATGCCTTTACATAAATGAAATAGACATAATGGACGAAACGAAAATCCTGAGGATTATCAGTTCTTCTTTGAAATGGAGGGTTTATGTTGATCCTTTTTCCCATTCGGGTATTAATGCTTGTGGTGGCCTACTCCTCCACATATATTGCAAGTAGGAATAGTTGCATTAGCTTTGGTTGCAGAAGTTTGAGTTGTGGGAATCGTAACTCTACAATTTTTGGCTATGTGACCCACTTTCTTACATTTGGAACACATAGCATTACATTTCCGAAGGTGATGTTTCTCACACCTTTGGCAACAAGGAAGGGTTCCTTTATAGCGTTTGTCGGGTTCACCCTTAGAGTCTTTTTGCTCTatctcttcccactttcttttagcaTCTCCTTTCCTCTCAGGTTTGTTAATTAGCTGGTTTGCCATACAAATGGCTTCTTGTATGGTCCTTAGGTTTAACACGGCGACGCCCCTTCGAAGGCCATCAGGTAACCCATTGATGTAGtgttggatccctagatactcgggagtagtcaTGTGAGGATTCATGAAAGAAAATTCTTGGAATCGGTTGGTGTAGTTTATGAGATTAGCATCTACTATTTCCATGTTCCCAAACTCAGGTCTTTCAATACCCTTGTATGTAGGGAGCTGGTAGTTCATGAAATTCTGATATGAATAAATAGTCGAAAGATTTCGCGGTGTGCTGTTGTTGACATTGCTTTGTGCCGCAGCCAGTAGTTGTTGGAATTGGGGAGATTTTGGAATTGCGTTGCTTGATTCGTCGCGAAACATGTTTCTTCGAAACACCGTAAGGCAAGAAGTAAAAGTATGGATAACAGATAGCAAGATAATAAGGAATAGGCAATTA
This genomic window from Rutidosis leptorrhynchoides isolate AG116_Rl617_1_P2 chromosome 2, CSIRO_AGI_Rlap_v1, whole genome shotgun sequence contains:
- the LOC139890314 gene encoding uncharacterized protein, producing the protein MSEFKQKVVDTTKSGYIGTKPLCNRCDRHHYGFCTAVYGKCKKIGHSAKNFKVGLPTTNTNQTVPTCFGCGEKGHYKTNCPKNNTATTGHAKGRAFVMTAEEARYDDDVITGTFLINNCYASVLFDIGADRSYVSTEFCALFDEKPQNLDTKCLVEMANGKFIKVDRIYKECNLTLANKTFKIDLLHVELGSFDVVLGMDWLSPMKVGIQYFDKTINIPLETGEILVIQGDKIGSKLNLISCIKTRKYLMKGCQAILAHIKEVKPDERRIEDVPIIKDFHEVFSDELPGLPP